One Nitrospira sp. genomic window, AAACCCACAATGAATTCACCATTGCCCTGTCCGGCACCGGATCGGCTGGCATGGAAGCCGTCATCGCCAACCTCATTGAACCGGGTGACCGTGCGCTCGTCGGAGTGAACGGTGTCTTCGGGACACGGTTGGCAACCATGATCGAACGACAGGGTGGGATCCCACTGCGCATCGACGCACCATGGGGAGACATCATCACGTTGGAGGCTTTACGCGACCAGTTGGCCCGGTCCGGTCCGATCAAAGCGGTGGTGCTCGTTCACGCAGAGACCTCGACCGGCGCCGCACAACCGCTGGAGGACGTGGGCGCCCTCTGCCGCGCCCATGGGGCACTCCTGATCGTCGATGCGGTGACGTCACTTGGCGGCATGCCGATGAACGTGGATGCCTGGGGCATCGACGCTTGCTACAGCGGCACCCAGAAATGTCTCAGTTGTCCGCCCGGCCTGGCCCCACTAACGATGAGCCCGCGGGCTATACAGGCGATTCGGCAACGGCGCACGCCCTGCCACAGCTGGTATCTAGACCTGGCCTTGATCGCCGACTATTGGAATGACCAGAGCCGCGCCTATCACCACACCGCCCCGATCTCCATGCTCTATGGACTTCGAGAGGCCTTGCGCCTGCTGCACAGTGACGCGCGTGAGGCGCGGTTCGCGCGCCATCGGCTCAACAGCGAGGCCCTGCTGGCGGGACTTGCCATCCTAGGTGTGATGCCGCTTCCCGCCGCAGAGCATCGACTCCCGATGCTCAACTGTGTCACCCTACCGGATGGGATCGACGATGCCGTGGTGAGAACCCAGTTGCTTCAGCAGGACGGCATTGAGATCGGAGGCGGGTTGGGTCCTCTGCGCGGGAAGGTCTGGCGCATCGGGCTCATGGGCGAATCCAGTCGGCAGGCTCACGTTCTGACGCTGCTGAGCGCCTTGGAACGTATCTTTGTGTCCCACGGATGGCTGGCGCAGCCCGGCTGCGCGGTGCAAGCGGCAGTCGACGTGTATACCGATTCACAGTTGGCGACGAGGAGGAGTGCATGAGTCGAAACGGATTGTGGATTGTGGCGGCAGGCGTAGCCGGCTTCGTCGCGGCGGTGACCTACTGGATCATCGCCCTGGCCGTCGCCGAATCGCGAAAGACAGATATGATCGCACCGGAGCGCGTGACCAGTTTCATTCACGCCGTGATCGACGCCAATCGCGCCAACTACACACAAAACGTCGTCGACAAGCTGCACACACAGGGCGTCGTCGAGGCGCTCGAACATTGGAAAGAAGAGAAGGGGCTTCCGTTGCCCGCCCAATTTCTCCTCGAATCGGGCCGGCTCGTGGCACAAAAGGATATGAAGCTGAGCTTCCGCCTGGCGAGCCTTACCCCCATCTACGTCTGGAACGGACCGAACAGCGAATTCGAACGGCGCGGCCTGGAAGTCGTTATGAAGTCACCGGAAAAACCGTTCACCGGCTTCTACCAACAAGCCGGCGTTCGGTATTTTCAAGGGATCTACGCCGACCGTGCGGTATCGGAAAGTTGTGTGGCCTGTCATAACGGGCATGCCAATAGCCCGCGCCGCGACTACAAACTGAACGACATCATGGGCGGCGTCATCGTCACCATTCCGATCAGCGAGGCTCCATGATTACGGCAATCCGGCACATCCGAATCCTCGACGGCCTCGGCGGGCGGCTTGAACAGGGCACCCTCATGATCGACAATACCCGCATCCTGGCGGCCGGACCCGAGCGCGCCGTCCGTATCCCCAAGGGCGCGCGCCGTCTCGATGGCCGTGGCCTCACCGTCCTCCCGGGACTCATCGACTGCCATGTTCACTTCTGCCTGGGCGCCGAAGCCGATGTGGTGGCGGCGGTCGAAGGAGAATCTTCCTCCGTCACGCTACTCAAGGCCGCTGAACAGGCTCGTCGCACGCTGCAGGCCGGATTTACCACTGTGCGCGACGTGGGGTTTCGCGACCATGCCGTCTTTGCACTGAAGCATGCCATTGCCGCAAGGCTGACGCCGGGGCCGCGCATTCTGGCTGCCGGACTGGCCATCTGCATGCCGGGGGGACACGCACGCTTCATCGGTCGCGAAGCAGACGGCGTGGAAGCCGTCCGAGCCGCCGTGCAAGATCAACTCAATGCCGGAGCGGAAGTGATTAAAGTCATTGCCTCCGGCGGTGTACTGACACCCGGCACCTCACCGGACGACGCCCAAATGACCGTCGAAGAGCTGCAGGCCGCCGTCGCCGTCGCCGCCGCACAGGGACGGCATGTCGCCGCCCATGCGCACGGAGCCACCGGGATGAAGAATGCCCTGCGGGCCGGGGTGCACTCAATCGAGCACGCCACGCTAATGGACGACGAGGCTGCCGGAATGATGAGCCGACAAGGGGTCTACATGGTGCCGACCCTGTCCGCACTTGCAACAACAGCCGCCTGCCCGACCGGCTGCGGTATTCCGGACAGCGCCCGCTCCAAAGCGAAGAATATGGTGAAGCAACACGAGAAGAGCTTCCGCGCGGCCGTGCGACGTGGCGTGCCGATCGCGCTGGGCACCGATGCCGGTACGCCGTTTAATCATCATGGGGACAACGCGCAGGAGCTGGAGCGCATGGTGGCCCTTGGCATGACGCCGATGAACGCGATCATGACCAGCACCTCCGCCGCCGCGCGATTGCTACGGCTATCCGAACACATCGGCACTATCGAGGTGGGAAAACAGGCGGATCTCCTCTTTGTGGAAGGCAATCCCTTGAGAACGATCGGCGTGTTGATGAAACAGGAGCGGATTGCCGGCGTGATGCAAGGCGGGCGCTTCGTGGCGGGTCCCCTCTCGCAGGTGTGATCTCCGTGCCCGGCGCCAACCATCCGCTCTCGGGATGGTTGAAGCGCCACCATGAGGGCATCGACGCTACCTCCGCTCGTAGAGCAATTCCAGCGCGGCAGCAAAACCGTTGATCCGGCCTTTTCGAAACGCCTCCTCCAGACGCCCCCGTAACGCTCGTATCCCGCCCTCATCGCCTCGCGCGACGACCGCCTGCGAGACCATCATTTGCACTGCCACTTCGAGCAAGCGCTGCTTACGCTCATCCATTTCCGTCGTCACGAATTCCTCGATCACTTCTGCGCCGCGCGCCTCGACGATCGGTTCCTTGAACGTGTCATAGCCCTGATACGCCACGGTACGCTCGCGAATGAGAGCGAGTTCCGATTTAATTCTGGGCACCATCTTCATGAGGACCGCAAAGACCTCCTTCCGCCCCTCGTCGAACAATTTCTTCTCCATCTCCTCAAGAATCTGAGAAGGATCGGCGGCTTCGGCCCTGGGCTCCTCCCCCCAGTGCAAGCGGTCGTAGGTGCGCCGACGCTCCGGATCACCGAGGACTTCGTAGGCGGAGTTGATCTCGCGAATCTTTTCTTCGGCCTTGCTATTGTGTGGATTTCGATCAGGATGATGTTCAAAGACGAGCTTTCGATAGGCTTTTTTGATGTCGTCATCGGAGATATCCCGTGGGATGCCGAGGACACGGTAATAGTCAATTTTTGGCATAGTATCGGCGACTATACCACGGGACTTTCTCAGCTTCACCTTGACAGCACGACGTCCTGCCCGTAGCTTGGCGACGATCCGATCGTGTCAATGAGGAGCATCTGCGTGGGCTGGACACACGGCGTCACCCGATACCAATGGTTGGTCCTGTTCGTCGCCTGGTTAGGCTGGGTGTTCGACGCCATGGACGCCACGATTTACGCGATCGTGCTCCATCCCGCTCTGCAGGAATTGCTCCACGCCGAAGCGGCTCACGGCGCCGTCACATCCGAACTCATCGGCTGGTACGGCGGCCTGGTCTTTTCTATTTTTTTGATCGGCTGGGCCATCGGAGGGATCGGCTTCGGACTTGCCGCTGACTATTTCGGCCGCACCAAGACGTTGATTGCCACCATCTTGATTTATGCGATCTTCACCGGCCTGGCCGCCTTCGCCCAAGAGTGGTGGCACCTGGCGATTGCCCGCTTTCTCACGGCGCTTGGCGTCGGGGGAGAATGGGCGGCGGGCGCAGCCATCGTGGCCGAAACGTGGCCTGAAGAGAAACGCGCCAGGGCGGCCGGGATCTTACAGACAGCCTGGGCCTTGGGCTTTTTCCTTGCCGCCGGGTGCAACCTCCTGTTGAAAGATTCCGAATGGCGGGTGCTGTTCCTGGTCGGCATTCTGCCGGCATTTGTGGCATTGCTCGTCCGCCGGTGGGTGAAAGAACCGGAGCGCTGGATACGGGCACAAGAACGGGAGGGGCGTTCAGCCCATACGACGGTGATGCACCTGTCTGAATTGTTCAGCCCGTCCCTTCGCCGCGATACGCTGGTGGGCTCCACCTTGGCTTTCGTGGCGGTCTTCGGCCTCTGGGGCGCAACCAATTGGGCCCCGACCCTCATCCGCACCATGCCAGATCTGCAGGACCAGGATCCCGCCGACCTCACGGCCAAGGTGAGTTACGCCATCATGGCGCTGAACGGGGGGGCTCTGTTTGGCTATCTCGGGTTCGGGCCGCTGGCTGAACGGTTTGGCCGCCTGCCCGTCTTCGGCCTGATGTGCTTCGGCAGTCTCATTCTGCTGCCGGCCACCTATTTTGTGCCCCACAGCTATGCGGAAGTGCTGCTCTTGTTGCCGGTCCTCGGATTTTTCAACAACGGCATCTTCAGTGGATTTCCTATCTACCTTCCCGAGCTGTACCCGACGCGCCTCCGAGCCACAGGGTCCGGCTTCTGTTTTAACGCAGGCCGCATACTCGCCTCCGCAGCACCGTTCATCACCGGCTGGCTCGTCACAGTACTCGGTTCATTCAACAACGCCGCCAGTGCCATCGCATTGATCTACGTGTTAGGCTTGGCCATACTTCCATTCGCAACCGAAACCACAGGGAAACCCTTACCAGAGTGACCGCTACCGGTCACCGTCTCCACACACCGTGAGGCCTTTCGCAGGATGATGCCGCGAATCGTTCCCTTGAGTGAATGTGCGTTCACCGTGGACTTCGGCGACGAGATCAGTCTGCAGACGAGCGAACTGGTGCTCACATTTTCCGCTGCCGTGGACCAAGCTGCCTTCCCTGGTGTCGTGGAAGTCGTCCCCACCTATCGATCCGCCACCATCTACTTTGACCCGTTACAAATCGATTCGACGGCACTCATCAAGCAGGTGCAGGCAGTCATCCCCAACAAGAGCGACGCGCCTATCCACCCGGCGACCACACATTTCATTCCCATTTGGTACGGCGGGGACGCAGGACCAGACTTAGTCGACGTGGCGCAACAGGCCGATCTGACTCCGGCCGAAACCGCCAGGCTCCACGCTTCTGTCACATACCGCGTGTACATGTTGGGATTTAGTCCGGGCTTTCCCTACCTGGGGACCGTGCCGGACCGCTTGGCGGTACCTCGCCTCCCGACACCGCGGAGACAGGTTGCCGCTGGCTCCGTCGGCATCGCAGGAACGCAAACCGGCATCTACCCACAGGCCAGTCCTGGGGGGTGGCACCTCATCGGACGCACTCCGGTTCGCCTCTTTAACCTGAGCAGACCCCACCCGTTCCTCCTTGCTCCTGGCGACCTCGTACAGTTTGTCTCGATCGACGAGGAGGAGTTTGGCAAGCTCTCCGGGAATCAGGCATGACGCAGACACGCCGCATCGATCTGAATTGCGACCTCGGCGAAGCCATCACGCCCGAGCAACTCGATGTGGAAGCACACCTCATGGCCCACGTCACCTCGGTCAATATCGCCTGCGGAGCCCATGCGGGCGATGCAGCACTGATGCGGCACACTGTCCGAATGGCCCATCAGCACCACTTGGCCATCGGCGCGCACCCTGGACTCCCCGATCGCGAATCCCAAGGACGCCGGGAGCAAGCGTTACCCCCAACATTCGTGGAGGAGCTCATTGTTTCCCAAGTCGGCACACTGATGGCCATCAGCCAGGAGGAAGGCGTCAGCCTCACACACGTGAAGCCGCACGGAGCCCTCTACAACATGGCGGCACGAGACCGCGTGGTCGCGGATGCCATTGCCAGCGCACTCATACGAATTAACCGCCGATTGATTCTCGTGGGGCTGGCTGGGTCTGAATTGATCGCCGCCGGATCGGCGCACGGGCTTCGAGTCGCTGCTGAAGGGTTTGCCGATCGGGGATACCAAGCCAACGGCCGCCTGGTACCCCGAGGGCAACCAGGCGCGATTATTCACGATGAAGCCCTGGTGATCGAACGGGCACGATCGCTTGCCATGGACGACCGTCTCACGGCCATCGACGGCTCAAGGCTTCACACCCACATCCACACACTCTGCCTGCACGGGGACACTCCAGATGCCGTGCGTCTGGCCCGTGCGGTGCGGGTCATGTTCGACCAGGCAGGACTGCCCGTTCTCCGTGTGGACCATGTCGCCTAACCACTCGACCATTCATGTCTTGCGCCCCGGGCTGTTCACCACGATTCAAGATCTCGGACGCCGTGGCTATCAGCGTTTCGGCGTGTCGGTGAGCGGCGCGATGGATCCCTGGGCGTTGACAGTCGGCAATCGCCTGGTCAGCAACCCCGACCGCGCCGCCGGCCTGGAAATTACGTTGCAAGGCCCTGAACTCTTCTTCGAACACCGTCTGTCCATCGCGATCACAGGAGCGGACCTCTCACCGACATGCGATGGCCACGCACTCCCCATGTGGACCGTCGTGACCATGCAGGCAGGAAGCCGATTGCAGTTCGGCGTCCGCAGACGAGGCACCCGCGCCTACCTGGCGGTAGCCGGCGGCATCGACACACCGGTTCAACTCGGGAGCCGCGCAACGCATGTCCGGAGCAGACTGGGCGGACTCGCAGGAGGTCCGCTAAGAAAGGCCGACCGGCTTGTAGTGAGATCGCCCGCGCAGGCGCGAGACGGCCATGCGCTCCCGCCTGCACATCACCCCCACTATTCCACCTCCCCCACCGTGCGCGTGATGCCAGGACCGCAGGTCGGTCACTTTATCGAGGAAGCACTAGAGCGGCTGACGAGAGGCCCCTATCGCGTGACCTCGGAATCAGATCGCATGGGGTACAGACTGGAAGGAATGGCATTGCCGCATCGCACCTCGGCCGACATCATCTCGGAAGCTGTCAGCATCGGGAGCATCCAAGTGCCGCCGAACCGGCAACCGATTTTACTGATGGCTGACTGTCAACCGACAGGCGGGTATACAAAACTGGCGACGATGATCGGTGCCGACCGCCACCTCGCCGCCCAGGTGGGACCGGGGGACAGCCTCTCATTTATGGTGGTCACTGCGAAGGAGGCATCTGAACTATTTCGGTCGTTGCATGCCGAACTTGACCGGCTACTACCTCCGCAGAATGGCTGAATTGACGGCGCCACTCGCTCTGGTGGCAGTACGATAACGCTCATTAGATGCGCACGCTCCCCCCGAACGAGAGCGACGCACACGGCCAACCAGTTCTTGACATTGCCCTGAAGGGATCTATTATTATTCGTATGGACACCACACTGACTCCTCGACAGATTACCCACGATGAGAAAAAGGCGGCCGAAGCCGCTTTCGCTGGTCGCCCATTCAATCCGAAATGGTCAGACGCGGCTCGCATCGTTTACGACGGCCTTCTCGCCGCGATGGGGAAAGACGCTCGAGCCGTCGACACCGACGATGAACTCGAGCCGGTTGAGCCGCTGGCTTAATCCCCTCCGCTCGTGTCGCTGGCGTGGGGATGCATGCATCCCGGGTTCTCTCGCACGCCCTGCAGTGCGGTAGACATCGAACACGAGTCCTGCATCAGGTCCCTTCCTGCAGCTTCGATCGTCCTCGTTCGACACAGTCCTTCACCAGTGCTCGTTCCTCTTCCTCGCTCGTGACCTCACCGTCCAATCGCGCCTCAGTGAGTCGCGCCAGAATCGTGCGGTACAGTGGACCAGGCTTCAGCCCCAAGGCTTTCAGTTCCTTCCCAGTGAGTGTTGGCTTCACGTTGCGATAGGTCGTGAGAAACATCGAGAGTTGTCGCTTTGCCGATTCCCCCAGGTTCTGTGCCAGGAGGAATACCAGGCATTCATCCGAGAAATCCGTCAAGAGGCGCACCGTTTCCGATGGCGTGAGCGGTGCCCGCCGACTGAGGGTCCGACACACCGGATGCGTGAGAAACCGAGCCTCATTGATGGCGGCCCGCTCGGCATCGGTAAACGGAAACCGCTTCAGCATCTCCCGCACCGCTTGATCGGACATGGCTTCAGCCAAGGCCATGGCGTAGACCAGCCACCCGCTGATGGTCCGGTCAAGGCAGGAGAGCCGGTACCAGTCCAATGCTGCCTCCACCTCGATGAGCCGACGGTCCAGTCGATTCGACCAGATGAGTTTCGGATGAATGAATCGCAGAAGGTCGAGCTCCGATAGACGCCGGACGGCCTGCCGCGGCATCCGCTCGGAAAACAACAGACGCAACTCATCCAGGAGGCGCTGCCCGGAAAGTCTGTGAAACAGCTCCATCTTCACCGCGCCCTTAATCAAGGCCAATGTGTCTTTGCTCAACTGAAAACCGAACCGGAGTTCGAACCGGATCGCACGAAACACACGAGTCGGATCCTCCACGAAGCTCAAACTGT contains:
- a CDS encoding alanine--glyoxylate aminotransferase family protein, translated to MSLPPPDHEFIPPTRLLLGPGPSMVHPRVLHALAQPLVGHLDPLFLGLMNEIQALLRTTFQTHNEFTIALSGTGSAGMEAVIANLIEPGDRALVGVNGVFGTRLATMIERQGGIPLRIDAPWGDIITLEALRDQLARSGPIKAVVLVHAETSTGAAQPLEDVGALCRAHGALLIVDAVTSLGGMPMNVDAWGIDACYSGTQKCLSCPPGLAPLTMSPRAIQAIRQRRTPCHSWYLDLALIADYWNDQSRAYHHTAPISMLYGLREALRLLHSDAREARFARHRLNSEALLAGLAILGVMPLPAAEHRLPMLNCVTLPDGIDDAVVRTQLLQQDGIEIGGGLGPLRGKVWRIGLMGESSRQAHVLTLLSALERIFVSHGWLAQPGCAVQAAVDVYTDSQLATRRSA
- a CDS encoding DUF3365 domain-containing protein, translated to MSRNGLWIVAAGVAGFVAAVTYWIIALAVAESRKTDMIAPERVTSFIHAVIDANRANYTQNVVDKLHTQGVVEALEHWKEEKGLPLPAQFLLESGRLVAQKDMKLSFRLASLTPIYVWNGPNSEFERRGLEVVMKSPEKPFTGFYQQAGVRYFQGIYADRAVSESCVACHNGHANSPRRDYKLNDIMGGVIVTIPISEAP
- a CDS encoding amidohydrolase family protein, which gives rise to MITAIRHIRILDGLGGRLEQGTLMIDNTRILAAGPERAVRIPKGARRLDGRGLTVLPGLIDCHVHFCLGAEADVVAAVEGESSSVTLLKAAEQARRTLQAGFTTVRDVGFRDHAVFALKHAIAARLTPGPRILAAGLAICMPGGHARFIGREADGVEAVRAAVQDQLNAGAEVIKVIASGGVLTPGTSPDDAQMTVEELQAAVAVAAAQGRHVAAHAHGATGMKNALRAGVHSIEHATLMDDEAAGMMSRQGVYMVPTLSALATTAACPTGCGIPDSARSKAKNMVKQHEKSFRAAVRRGVPIALGTDAGTPFNHHGDNAQELERMVALGMTPMNAIMTSTSAAARLLRLSEHIGTIEVGKQADLLFVEGNPLRTIGVLMKQERIAGVMQGGRFVAGPLSQV
- a CDS encoding DnaJ domain-containing protein, giving the protein MPKIDYYRVLGIPRDISDDDIKKAYRKLVFEHHPDRNPHNSKAEEKIREINSAYEVLGDPERRRTYDRLHWGEEPRAEAADPSQILEEMEKKLFDEGRKEVFAVLMKMVPRIKSELALIRERTVAYQGYDTFKEPIVEARGAEVIEEFVTTEMDERKQRLLEVAVQMMVSQAVVARGDEGGIRALRGRLEEAFRKGRINGFAAALELLYERR
- a CDS encoding MFS transporter; the encoded protein is MGWTHGVTRYQWLVLFVAWLGWVFDAMDATIYAIVLHPALQELLHAEAAHGAVTSELIGWYGGLVFSIFLIGWAIGGIGFGLAADYFGRTKTLIATILIYAIFTGLAAFAQEWWHLAIARFLTALGVGGEWAAGAAIVAETWPEEKRARAAGILQTAWALGFFLAAGCNLLLKDSEWRVLFLVGILPAFVALLVRRWVKEPERWIRAQEREGRSAHTTVMHLSELFSPSLRRDTLVGSTLAFVAVFGLWGATNWAPTLIRTMPDLQDQDPADLTAKVSYAIMALNGGALFGYLGFGPLAERFGRLPVFGLMCFGSLILLPATYFVPHSYAEVLLLLPVLGFFNNGIFSGFPIYLPELYPTRLRATGSGFCFNAGRILASAAPFITGWLVTVLGSFNNAASAIALIYVLGLAILPFATETTGKPLPE
- the pxpB gene encoding 5-oxoprolinase subunit PxpB, with amino-acid sequence MMPRIVPLSECAFTVDFGDEISLQTSELVLTFSAAVDQAAFPGVVEVVPTYRSATIYFDPLQIDSTALIKQVQAVIPNKSDAPIHPATTHFIPIWYGGDAGPDLVDVAQQADLTPAETARLHASVTYRVYMLGFSPGFPYLGTVPDRLAVPRLPTPRRQVAAGSVGIAGTQTGIYPQASPGGWHLIGRTPVRLFNLSRPHPFLLAPGDLVQFVSIDEEEFGKLSGNQA
- a CDS encoding LamB/YcsF family protein codes for the protein MTQTRRIDLNCDLGEAITPEQLDVEAHLMAHVTSVNIACGAHAGDAALMRHTVRMAHQHHLAIGAHPGLPDRESQGRREQALPPTFVEELIVSQVGTLMAISQEEGVSLTHVKPHGALYNMAARDRVVADAIASALIRINRRLILVGLAGSELIAAGSAHGLRVAAEGFADRGYQANGRLVPRGQPGAIIHDEALVIERARSLAMDDRLTAIDGSRLHTHIHTLCLHGDTPDAVRLARAVRVMFDQAGLPVLRVDHVA
- a CDS encoding biotin-dependent carboxyltransferase family protein; the protein is MSPNHSTIHVLRPGLFTTIQDLGRRGYQRFGVSVSGAMDPWALTVGNRLVSNPDRAAGLEITLQGPELFFEHRLSIAITGADLSPTCDGHALPMWTVVTMQAGSRLQFGVRRRGTRAYLAVAGGIDTPVQLGSRATHVRSRLGGLAGGPLRKADRLVVRSPAQARDGHALPPAHHPHYSTSPTVRVMPGPQVGHFIEEALERLTRGPYRVTSESDRMGYRLEGMALPHRTSADIISEAVSIGSIQVPPNRQPILLMADCQPTGGYTKLATMIGADRHLAAQVGPGDSLSFMVVTAKEASELFRSLHAELDRLLPPQNG